Proteins encoded in a region of the Thunnus thynnus chromosome 8, fThuThy2.1, whole genome shotgun sequence genome:
- the lsm4 gene encoding U6 snRNA-associated Sm-like protein LSm4, protein MLPLSLLKTAQNHPMLVELKNGETYNGHLVSCDNWMNINLREVICTSRDGDKFWRMPECYIRGSTIKYLRIPDEIIDMVKEEVVSKGRGRGGAQQNKQQGKGRGGAGRGLFGGRGRGMTGAGRGLQQQQDKKPGKPQGMKNQH, encoded by the exons cTGGTGGAGCTGAAGAATGGAGAGACGTACAACGGTCACCTGGTCAGCTGTGACAACTGGATGAACATCAACCTGAGAGAAGTCATTTGCACCTCAAGG GATGGAGATAAGTTCTGGAGGATGCCGGAGTGCTACATCCGAGGAAGCACTATCAAGTATCTACGAATCCCAGATGAGATCATCGACAtggtgaaggaggaggtggTGTCGAAGGGTCGCGGACGGGGAGGCGCCCAGCAGAACAAACAGCAGGgcaaaggaagaggaggagccgGCCGAG GTTTGTTTGGCGGTCGTGGCAGAGGAATGACCGGCGCTGGTCGAGgcctacagcagcagcaggataaGAAACCAGGCAAACCACAGGGAATGAAGAACCAGCACTGA